CTTTTCCCCCATCTTCCATCACTGTGTAATATTCTTGAGTATTGTGAGGAGAATAAGTATAGCTCCTGGCCTCTGGCAGACATGTGTCTGAATGTCAGCCTTCTGATTTCCACCTGTATGTTCTAGGATGAGAAACTTCACCCCTGAGTATTGTCTTCTCGTTTATGAAACTAGGACAACAAATCTGTGTTGGTTAGTCTTTCTGCGTACTCCTAACTTACCTGTCCTTTGTGGGGCCTACAGTCACTTTTCCTCCCCCAGCTGTTACTGATAGGAGCTACCCTTTCTCTCTTTGCTCCCTCTGAGGCAACTGTTGACCTCATTTGCTCTATATTCACACCAGCCTGCATGTGCTCTACAAAATTTACCAGAATCTATGAAATCTCTGCCTTTCTTAAATGATTTTATTCACTTTATCATTAATCCTACATAATTATGTTCTTCTTTAATGCAGAGTTCAAAAGAATAGATTCACTTGTTTGATGGCAGTAAGTCAGTTCACCTTTTGCATAACTCAAGACTCTGGCATGTGGAGTAATGTATAGTGTTGGTGTCAGTTGTGATGTTTAAAATACAACACGAGCTGGCTCCCCGGCACCAACTTGGTTTGCCCGCTGCCTCGCGGCCGGAGTCGGTGGCGGCGTGCTCACGGCTGGGCCCGACAAGGCCACCGCCCGCGGGGCAGGGGGTGGAGAGATGGCGGACGTGGTTGTCGGCAAAGAGAAGGGCGGGGAGCAGCGGCTGGTGTCGTTGCCTCTGTCCCGCATCCGGGTCATCATGAAGAGCTCCCCCGAGGTGTCCAGCATTAACCAGGAGGCGCTGGTGCTCACGGCCAAGGCCACGGAACTCTTTGTTCAGTATCTAGCCACCTACTCCTACAAACATGGCagtggaagagacaagaaagctCTGACGTACAGTGATCTGTCAAATACTGCAGAGGAATCAGAAacttttcagtttcttgcagctATATTACCAAAGAAGATTTTAGCTAGTAAATACCTGAAAATGCTTTAACAGAGAAGAGGGgagaagatgaggaagaaagagaatgacAACAATGATGAATGTGACGATGAGGAAGCTGAATCCTAAACAAACAGAGTGCTTTACAGATGAGCCTGGCAAGGCCTTCTGGATGGACAGCATTGCTTTGAAGCAAGCACAGCTCTGTGACTTCAGTCTCTTCACACCTCAGAGCCTCCGAGGAGACGGCATCTCCCCTGGCTCAGAGAGCGTCTAAGGCAGCT
This Loxodonta africana isolate mLoxAfr1 chromosome 8, mLoxAfr1.hap2, whole genome shotgun sequence DNA region includes the following protein-coding sequences:
- the LOC100662931 gene encoding LOW QUALITY PROTEIN: chromatin accessibility complex protein 1 (The sequence of the model RefSeq protein was modified relative to this genomic sequence to represent the inferred CDS: substituted 1 base at 1 genomic stop codon), which translates into the protein MADVVVGKEKGGEQRLVSLPLSRIRVIMKSSPEVSSINQEALVLTAKATELFVQYLATYSYKHGSGRDKKALTYSDLSNTAEESETFQFLAAILPKKILASKYLKMLXQRRGEKMRKKENDNNDECDDEEAES